The Arachis hypogaea cultivar Tifrunner chromosome 14, arahy.Tifrunner.gnm2.J5K5, whole genome shotgun sequence genome has a segment encoding these proteins:
- the LOC112742259 gene encoding probable pectate lyase 8, with protein MEVQSLRCFISLCVLLALLLIGANASNYNEKQITESSNVGEANSQSLENSPMAKRSGNDDSSNLHAVDNPEEIASMVDMSIRNHTVRRNLNFFSCGTGNPIDDCWRCDRSWYLRRKRLATCAIGFGRNAIGGRDGHYYVVTDPSDDDAVNPKPGTLRYAVIQDRPLWIVFKRDMIITLKQELIMNSFKTIDGRGFNVHIAHGACITVQFVTNIIIHGIHIHDCIQTGNAMVRSSPSHYGWRTLADGDGISIFGASHIWIDHNSLSNCSDGLIDAIMGSTAITISNNYFTHHNEVMLLGHSDSYVRDKQMQVTIAYNHFGEGLVQRMPRCRHGYFHVVNNDYTHWEMYAIGGSADPTINSQGNRYLAPLDHFAKEVTKRVLTTESTWKKWNWRSDGDLMLNGAYFTSSGAGNAASYARASSLGAKSSSLVGTLTSAAGVLNCRRGFMC; from the exons ATGGAGGTTCAGTCTCTGCGATGCTTCATCTCCCTCTGCGTTCTGCTCGCGCTGCTTTTAATTGGCGCCAATGCAAGCAACTACAACGAGAAACAGATCACAGAATCAAG CAATGTAGGAGAAGCGAATTCGCAGAGCTTGGAGAATTCGCCAATGGCGAAAAG GTCAGGTAATGATGATTCATCAAATTTGCATGCAGTTGATAATCCAGAGGAGATAGCTTCTATGGTTGATAT GAGCATCCGCAATCACACGGTAAGAAGGAATCTGAACTTCTTCTCATGTGGGACCGGGAACCCAATAGACGACTGCTGGCGCTGCGACCGCAGCTGGTACCTCCGACGCAAGCGCCTCGCCACCTGCGCCATTGGCTTCGGCCGCAACGCTATCGGAGGCCGCGACGGCCATTACTATGTCGTCACGGACCCATCCGACGACGACGCCGTGAACCCGAAGCCCGGCACCCTCCGCTATGCCGTGATCCAAGACAGGCCTCTCTGGATCGTGTTCAAGCGAGACATGATCATCACACTCAAGCAAGAGCTCATCATGAACAGCTTCAAGACAATTGACGGCCGCGGCTTCAACGTCCATATCGCCCACGGTGCCTGCATCACCGTCCAGTTCGTCACCAACATTATCATCCACGGCATCCACATCCACGACTGCATCCAAACCGGTAACGCCATGGTTCGCAGCTCTCCTTCGCATTACGGCTGGAGAACCCTCGCTGACGGTGACGGCATCTCTATCTTCGGCGCCAGCCATATCTGGATTGACCATAACTCCCTGTCTAATTGCTCTGATGGGCTTATTGATGCCATTATGGGATCTACTGCCATTACAATTTCTAACAACTACTTCACTCACCACAATGAG GTTATGTTACTGGGCCATAGTGATTCTTATGTAAGAGACAAGCAGATGCAAGTCACCATTGCTTATAACCATTTTGGGGAGGGTCTAGTCCAAAGGATGCCAAG GTGTAGACATGGATATTTTCACGTGGTAAACAATGATTATACCCACTGGGAAATGTATGCAATTGGTGGCAGTGCCGATCCCACAATTAACAGCCAAGGCAATAGATACCTTGCCCCTCTGGATCATTTTGCTAAGGAG GTGACAAAGAGAGTATTAACAACAGAATCCACATGGAAAAAATGGAATTGGAGGTCTGATGGAGACCTTATGTTGAATGGTGCCTATTTCACTTCATCAGGAGCAGGAAATGCAGCTAGCTATGCTAGAGCCTCAAGTTTGGGGGCCAAATCTTCTTCTTTGGTTGGAACTCTTACCTCTGCTGCTGGTGTTCTTAACTGCCGCAGGGGTTTCATGTGTTAA